DNA from Eulemur rufifrons isolate Redbay chromosome 4, OSU_ERuf_1, whole genome shotgun sequence:
AATTACCAGAGTATaagcaacccacagaatgagaaaaaatatttgcaaatcatttatctgataagggattaatatccagaatatttagAGAACTTctaaaacaaccaaacaaacaacccaattcaaaaacatttgaatagacatttctccagagaagatatacaaatggacaaaaagcacatgaaaagatactcgaCATCATTAatccttagggaaatgcaaatcaaaactacagtgagatatcaatCCACATCCATTaagatggctactattaaaaaaaaacagaaaataatgtgttgactaaaatgtgtaaaaatttgaacccttatgcactgttggtgggaatgtaaaatggtatagctgctatggaaaacattaattaaaaataaaatcaccaatgatccagaaattcttttgggcatatagTCAAAAGAATTAAAGgcagagatatttgtacactcatgttcacaggagcattattcacaatagctaaagcATGGAAGCAAACCAAGTGTTAATTGGCAGGTAAATGTGTAAGCAAAAtgctgtatatacatacaatataacattattcagccttaaaaatggtaggaaattctgacatatgctacaatgtggatgaaccttgaggacattgtgtAAGTGAAATAAACCCATCACAAAATTACAAATAGTGTATGCTGCTATTTATAGAAGGTatttagagtagtcaaaatcatagagatagaaagtagaatgttgATTGCCAGGGtctgagggaaagagagaacagaCAGCTACTATTTAATAGGTATAGTTTGAGTTTTGTAAGGTGAAAAGATTCTGGAGATGGTGGCACAGCATGATGATGGAGGCACAACAATATGAATCATTACCACTGAACTATAACACTTGAAAATGGTTGAGAGGCtaaatgttatgttatgttatgttatgtttattttaccataataaaaaataggaataaaaagaaacagagaaattgCATAAACTAAACCACCATTTGATGGCCTCTTTTTGCAAAACAAGTTCATACAGTTATGTAGCTATGACAGCACCCTCAGCCTCTAACTTGTCTATCCAAGCACCCAAGTGTCCTTTGCCTAGCTGCACTGAAAGGAATCATTAAGTAGTGTTTCCCTTAAAAGTTTTTATGAAAGGCATATGCCTCATGCAAAGGACTGCATGGCCCTTTCTTTGTGACATGAGAGCAGTAGGGTTCAGGAATGAACTGGGtgagagaggtggggagagagggaaaagggagagggatggagggggcaaagagagagagagagggagagatcctCATAAAACAGATACCTAGTTGAGTTGACAGGGCTCTATGTAGAATTTCTCATCATGTCTAGGATATTGTATCTCTGTTCCCACTTCAACGTCAATTGCTAGGGCAGTGTTAGACAGAATCTGCCCCATATTTTGAGAACTTCTAAGAACAATTATGAGGATTATCCCACCAACATAGTTGAAGGCTTGGGAACATTGCCATGGAGTAACTGAAATGTAAAAGTCATGTTTGACTTCAAAACTGTCTCCTTCCTTCCAGCCATATATAAGGTAGAGGCCATGGAAGGAGAAAATGTGAGTTCTCCCAGCACGTTTGTCTTGTTGGGCTTCTCTGAGCATCCATGGCTGGAGATTCCCCTCTTTGGAGTGGTCCTGGTCTCCTACATCCTCACCCTGATAGGCAACAGCTCCATCATTCTTCTCTCCCTGGTGGATCCCAGACTCCAgacccccatgtacttcttcctggaCAATCTCTCTGTGCTTGACCTCTGTGTCACCTGCACCATTGTGCCACAGCTGCTGGCCAACCTCTGGGGACCAGAGAAGACAATTGCTTCGTGGGGCTGCATCACGCAGGCCTACCTCTTCCACTGGACAGGCTGCACCGAATGTGCCCTGCTGGCAGTGATGGCTTTCGATCGCTACGTGGCTATCTGCAGGCCCCTCCGGTACACTCTCATCATGCATCCCCGGGTGTGTGGACAGATGGCAGCTGCAGCCTGGTCCAGTGGCCTGGCCAATTCTCTGCTCCAAGCCACACTCACCCTCCAGCTTCACCTCTGTGGTCACCGCACCCTGGATCACTTCTTCTGCGAGGTGCCTGTTCTGATCAAGCTGGCCTGTAGCGACACCACTGCTAATGACTTGTCCCTAGCCGTGGGAGCCATCCCCTTTGCACTGGTGGCTCCCCTGCTTGTGCTCATCTCCTATGCCTTCATTGCTAGGGCTGTACTGAAGTTACCGTCAGCTGAAGG
Protein-coding regions in this window:
- the LOC138382386 gene encoding olfactory receptor 2C1-like; this translates as MEGENVSSPSTFVLLGFSEHPWLEIPLFGVVLVSYILTLIGNSSIILLSLVDPRLQTPMYFFLDNLSVLDLCVTCTIVPQLLANLWGPEKTIASWGCITQAYLFHWTGCTECALLAVMAFDRYVAICRPLRYTLIMHPRVCGQMAAAAWSSGLANSLLQATLTLQLHLCGHRTLDHFFCEVPVLIKLACSDTTANDLSLAVGAIPFALVAPLLVLISYAFIARAVLKLPSAEGRYKALSTCSSHLVVVIMYFGPAIYVYLQPPANSTQAKFMSFFYCVITPLLNPLIYTLRNKDVKRAWKRILQSWGGMKS